The proteins below are encoded in one region of Gimesia chilikensis:
- a CDS encoding cell division protein FtsQ/DivIB, producing MSRKASKKKPTKKKVPAKKQVAEIEEEEEVLDEERSALSPARLVRLLFRPKVLLILAVGITVWFFSQKLKDQLPDLAEQEQYQIETRSLSLIPAPPHYVPIDLVDQVIKRNQLPEKVSLLDRDLVIKVAEAFQKHPWVQKVVSVRKTSTVEVELQFRKPAAMVEFKQRLLPVDNAGVLLPPEDFSVSDARRYPVITGVESVPAGPPGNAWGDVTVTGAAQLAEALSPHWKELEIVAIAAPPRLSEASTLDDLIFRLITAGGSEIVWGRSPKSQRRGELRVDQKIGKLEKYHRDYGGFDRPHGPYEIDIRHWQEISRRPLRQQSHRRTLMRR from the coding sequence ATGAGTCGCAAAGCATCTAAAAAGAAGCCGACGAAGAAAAAAGTCCCGGCTAAAAAACAGGTCGCAGAGATCGAAGAAGAAGAGGAAGTGCTGGACGAAGAACGGTCTGCGCTGAGCCCCGCGCGACTGGTCCGCCTGCTGTTTCGTCCCAAGGTGCTTTTGATTCTGGCGGTGGGAATTACCGTCTGGTTCTTTTCGCAGAAGCTCAAGGATCAGCTCCCCGATCTGGCAGAACAGGAACAATACCAGATTGAAACCCGCAGTCTGTCGCTGATTCCCGCCCCTCCCCACTACGTCCCCATTGATCTGGTCGATCAGGTGATCAAACGCAACCAGCTGCCTGAGAAGGTCTCGCTGCTGGATCGGGATCTGGTCATAAAGGTTGCGGAAGCATTCCAGAAACATCCCTGGGTCCAAAAAGTCGTCTCGGTTCGCAAGACGAGTACGGTTGAAGTCGAGCTGCAGTTCCGTAAGCCGGCAGCGATGGTGGAATTCAAACAGCGTCTGTTACCCGTCGACAACGCGGGCGTCCTGCTGCCTCCCGAAGACTTTTCGGTCTCCGATGCCCGCCGCTACCCGGTGATTACCGGCGTCGAATCGGTTCCCGCCGGCCCTCCTGGAAATGCCTGGGGCGATGTCACCGTCACCGGTGCTGCCCAGCTGGCCGAAGCACTTTCGCCGCACTGGAAGGAACTGGAAATCGTCGCGATCGCCGCGCCTCCCCGCCTGAGCGAAGCGAGTACGCTGGACGATCTGATCTTCCGGCTGATCACCGCAGGCGGTTCGGAGATTGTCTGGGGTCGGTCTCCCAAAAGCCAGCGACGGGGAGAGCTCCGCGTCGATCAGAAGATCGGCAAGCTGGAAAAATACCATCGGGATTACGGCGGGTTTGATCGGCCACACGGTCCGTATGAAATCGACATTCGGCACTGGCAGGAAATTTCCCGCCGCCCGCTTCGCCAGCAGAGTCACCGCCGAACTTTGATGCGCCGCTGA
- a CDS encoding D-alanine--D-alanine ligase, producing the protein MSHSPAQPSTPLNIVVLAGGESAESDISLKSGENVSRALTARGHQVVTVDPSLVDLETYDWSTCDVVFLALHGTYGEDGTIQATLERLGVPYSGCDAPTSKLAFSKSASKERFIQQNVSTPSYVLIHESDDAQRIEQHARSMGYPLVVKPDAQGSSLGVTIVKSPEELPQALSRCFHYDSFGIMESAIAGTEWTVSLVDDDVLPLIQIETPHEFFDYEAKYLEDSTQYHFEFQQPTNVIQSIIKTGVGACQALGTSGIVRVDILLDRFQQPWVLEVNTIPGFTDHSLVPKAAAQAGLDFGELCERVLLSRLAKATTRPQN; encoded by the coding sequence ATGAGCCATTCACCAGCACAACCCTCGACCCCTTTAAACATTGTGGTACTTGCCGGCGGGGAATCTGCCGAAAGTGACATCAGCCTGAAGAGTGGCGAGAATGTGTCGCGCGCGTTGACTGCGCGAGGACATCAGGTGGTGACGGTCGATCCTTCCCTGGTCGATCTCGAAACCTATGACTGGTCGACCTGCGACGTCGTGTTCCTGGCATTGCACGGAACCTACGGCGAAGACGGCACCATCCAGGCCACACTCGAACGTTTAGGTGTTCCATACTCCGGTTGCGATGCTCCCACTTCCAAGCTGGCCTTCAGCAAGTCGGCCTCCAAGGAACGTTTCATACAGCAGAATGTGAGCACGCCTTCATACGTATTGATTCACGAATCAGACGATGCCCAGCGCATCGAACAGCATGCCCGCAGCATGGGTTATCCACTGGTGGTCAAGCCGGATGCCCAGGGCTCCAGTCTCGGGGTGACGATTGTCAAATCGCCCGAAGAACTGCCGCAGGCGCTGTCCCGCTGTTTTCATTATGACTCTTTCGGCATTATGGAGTCGGCAATCGCGGGTACAGAATGGACCGTCAGCCTCGTGGACGACGACGTGCTGCCTTTGATTCAGATCGAAACGCCTCACGAATTCTTCGACTACGAAGCCAAGTACCTGGAAGACTCGACTCAGTATCACTTCGAGTTCCAGCAGCCCACGAACGTGATTCAGTCGATCATTAAAACGGGCGTCGGTGCCTGCCAGGCACTGGGAACGAGCGGCATCGTACGGGTCGATATCCTGCTGGATCGCTTTCAGCAGCCCTGGGTACTGGAAGTGAATACCATTCCCGGATTCACCGACCATTCGCTGGTCCCCAAAGCGGCCGCTCAGGCGGGTCTCGACTTTGGTGAATTGTGCGAACGGGTCCTGCTCAGCCGCCTGGCGAAAGCCACCACCCGCCCGCAAAACTGA